CCTTTCTCATTCGTTTTATGTAGTTTCTCAGATTGCGTGACGGTCACACCGTGCCAATGGAGAACCGTTACAAAGAAAAGCTATACAGGGAAAACTCTAACATGCAAGAAAAAGATTCAAGAAAAGCTGTATTTGTTTCTCGTTTTTTAGGTTTATTGAAAGACAACTCTCTTACTCAGAGCGAGTTATCTAAAATAGTAAAAATTTCACAAGCTACAATTTCGGCGTACAGTCTCGGAAAAACTACCCCAAAATCAGAGGAACTATGCCGAATTGCTTCATATTTCGGTGTCTCCATGGACTACCTCTGGGGTGTCTCTGATATCCCCATCCAAGCTACCGACACAGCAAACATTCAGGAATCCGAATGGCAGCAGAGAGCTCAAACAGCAGAACAGAAGCTCAAACACCTCAAAAGCCTTCTCGCCGACGTTGGCTCTGACATCGAATCTCTCGGCGGCACCGTCGGCAAACTCCTCAAATTCATCTCCGAATAATCATGACCATAAAAGAAGCTATTGCACTTGTATTCAAATTGAAGAACCAATCGTCTCTTCATGTGAATGAAATTACAGAATACATTAAATCAAATATTGATGAGTATAAAGACCAGGAATCTACGGATATCCAAAAAAGGGTGAATGCATTTCTTGCTGCCAGCGTCAAAAGCAAAACAAACAAAATCTACAAAAAAACGATCAACCCCAAAACTGGACGTCCCAAAAAAGGAGTCTATTCTATTGCTCCTCCTAAAAAGATAAAATCCTCAATCCGCCCAGACAAAAACTCACAAACTGCTCTCCCTCTATTTCCTGCACAGCAACAGCCTCAAGCATCATCCTTCAATGAAACAGGGATAACGGCAAATACCGGAAAACTATATTTCGGCAAAGCAGGAGAATTTGCAGTAGTCAGCGAATTATTATTCAGAGGCTACAGTGCCAGCATCATGTCCGTTGATGAAGGAATTGACATCACAGCTTCAAAAAATGACAAATTCTTTTTCATCCAAGTAAAGACAACCCTGTTTGCTGACAACAAAATATCCGTCACAATAAAGCCAAACAACTTTGTCAACAACACAAATACAAATATTTTTTACACCATTGTTTTCAGATACCTGACAAACAGCGCTTACATCAATCGCTACATAATTTTAAGTTCCATTGATTTAGAACGACTCATCAGAAAAGGCGCCATCAGTTATCCAAACGGTAATGTATCCATTAAAATCAGAATGAATAACGGGAAACTCGAATTCTACAACGGAAACATCACCGAAGAAGTTGATTACTATTATTTAGACAACTTCGACATGATCAAATAACGATATAATTTTCTGAATAAATCTTATTAAAAAAATATTCGACCCAAAAAATAAATAATGGAACATTCTAAACAAATTGCAGTAAATCGTCTTTATCTTGATGTCCGGAATCCACGTATTCCATATGAAAAAAATATGCATGAGAACAAACTAATAGATACTCTAATTGCAGACGATCCTAAAGATTTTTTAGAAACGATGCAACGCATCCAGCGGGAAGGATATATTCCATCAAAACCAATTGTTGCACTTAAAGTCGGAAGACGTTTTAAAGTCATGGATGGAAATCGACGAACAGCAATTATGAAGTTATTATTAGGCTATGTTGATGTTAAAAAATTGAAAAATATTTCTCCATCAATACGAGAAACCATACAAAAAACAAGTGAAATCTGGAAAGATAAGAATAAAAAAATTCCTCTTTGCGAAGCATCGTCAGAAAAAGACATACAAGCAATAGCCTTTATTCAGATGGAGCATGTTAAAAATGCTCCAGGATCAGGCAAGGACTGGGGTATTCTCATGAGACATCGATATGATAATCCAAATAGTCCTTATATTGTATTAATCGACAATTTTCTTAATTATTGCAAACAGAAAATATCTGTTGAGCTTTTTCACAAATGGACAACAGATTATCCCCTAACATTGTTACAGGAAACCCTGAAAAGAGGTCAACTGGAATCTGTCCTTAATCTGAACATAGATGAGCTGAGTAAACTGTATCCTCATAATCTTGATGTAGATCTAGTTGATAACATAACAAAGCTGCTCATGAAATTAGGGAAAGCAGATGATAAGGATTATCTTACATACTCAGATGTCCGCGATGGATCATTCCCGGGAAAGCTCACAACTGAGTATCACCTCTACCCTGTTGAAGATGTAGATAAGCAGGAAAGGTTAAGCAAGATGAATTTTGAACAACAAATTCGGAATTCATCTGAAAATCAAAATCCTTCATCTCCATCTACCGATCAAACTTCTCCTCGCAAATCTAATAATAAAAAAATAAACCTTATTCCAGAATGCATAGATAATATAAAAAAATCTTGTTGTAAATCTGAATGCTATAAATCAATCAGATGTATTGAAGAACTCAGTAAAATTACAAAAAAGAATTCTTTTCTCCCTAATGCATCAGCTTTCCTACTCCGATGTATATTAGAATATGCAGTCAAACACGCAATACGAACAATGGGACTTGAACTATATCCACTTGGAAAATTAAAAAATTATTGTAGAGAATTGTATCGCAGAGATTTTTTCAAAAAACAATTCCCTCAAACCCATGAATTTTTGAATCGTGTAGCTAATACAGAAAACTCTGGATCTGCCCGTGATCAACTCAATAATTTTGTTCATTGTGATAGTTGGCAACCAAGCCAGGAAGACATCACAACTTTGATCGAGAATATAACTCCCCATCTAGTCACTCTTTTTGAGTCCGTCACACCACAGGCACAAGCTCCAAGCACGGAGTCGCCGGCATCTTCACCTTGTTCCCAAGAATAAAAACTTCTTTGCCCATGACTTTAGTGCGTGCGCTATACTGTAAATTGAATATGAACTGACGAAATCCTGCATAAAGATCGCGAATCGCTTCTTCAGTATCATACGATACAATCCAATGTTCATTGGATAATACCTCTTTGATCACTTGAGCTACATTGGCATGATCATTGTGTCCATAGGAATTTAAGTACAATTGCTGTCCCTTATGGTAATATGGAGGATCGCAATAGACAAAGCACTTTCCTTGTGACATCAAAGGAATACGTTGGATAAAATTGATCGCATCTTCATGGTAAAGCAAGATACGATCTGAAAATGATGCATAGGATCGGGCTAATTTCGCCAATCTCTCCCGATAAAATCGAGCATCCATTTTATAATTACCTTTCTGTTCAAGTCCGCCAATAACCCCACCACTGATTACTCCAGAAAAATTCGTACGATTTAAATAAAAAAAAGCAAACCCTACATCTTCGCGAGAATAATTCTCAAACCTTTGTATTATGGTTCTCATCTTTTTCCACTCATCAACATTCAAAACAGCGGAATCGATCCGATGAGCAAATCTTTCTGGATCATCTCTGAGAGATTCCCAAAACATCAATAGTTGAGGACACTTGTCATTGAGATGGACTCTAGCTACCTTTCCAGAAAATAAAAGTTCCATAGCAACTCCTGCTCCGCCCGCATAGGGTTCTACATAATCACAACCTTCCAAACCATTCTCCGCAATCAACGACGCCACAAATGGGGCTAATCTCTGCTTTCCTCCCGGATAACGTAACAGGGTTTTTATATTGCGGCCTACCATATTTTTCCTATGTATCCTACACACATCTACCTCCATAAGTCAAATGTATCATGGAGAAATTGGTTCTAGGATTTGGAAGACACAAAAAAGCGACCGGGGTGGCCTGCTAAGCAGGCGGCGAGTATCGCGCAGAATGCGTGACTGCGTAAACAGAAACAGGTCAGCCCTCCCTCCGAGAGATCACTTGACAAGAGTACAGAAAACTTGTACGTTTTATTCATGACCCCATTATCCCTTTCATACAGTGAAGCCCGGCAGCATCTGGCCGATACCATCAAAACCTGCGTTGACGATTCCGTGCCCGTCATCATCAAATCGCGGCAGCGAGAAGTAGTCATGATCCCCCGTGAAGAATACGACTCGTGGATGGAAACCATCCACCAGCTAGACACCCCGTCCAACATACGCCACCTGGACCAGTCCCTCGAAGAAAAACGTCGTGGGGAAACCATCATCATGACAGCGGACGACCTCATGAACTTCATGAACACCCCTGGAGCATGAAACTTGAATTCTCCAAAACAGCCCTGTCAGATCTCGCCTTTTGGAAAAAGGCAGATCGCAAGGCTGCGCAGAAAGTAACCGCCCTATTGTTGGAAATACTTGAAACTCCCTATGCTGGCAAAGGCAAACCCGAGCAGCTTGTCGGCAACCTCTCCGGTTACTGGTCCCGTCGCATCAACACCAAAGACCGCATCATCTATTCCGTAGACGAAGAAACGGCAACCATCTTCATCCGCTCCCTCCGCAAACACTACGAATAGCCCTCCCCCCTAGAACTGCACCCGCTTGGCAGATTCCAGACTTTAATCCAAGTTTCAATTCACGTACCGAGTAGGGTGAAGCAAAAGCAGGATTATAAACTACTCCGCTTGTTATATGCTTCTGCATCACCTGATAATAAAAAGCCCCTGTTCCCAGGGGCTATAAGTCATTCTTAATATATAAATATATACATAACCCTAGTAAAAAAAATCATTCTTTTTTATCTTCTTTTCTCACAACGTCTTTAATATTTCTTTTGACTGCTCTTATTATATTTTTATAATCGGAATCTTTCTTTTGCATTCCTTTCAAAAAAATAGAAACCTTTTGAATATTCAATCTTTCTTTTTCTTCAGGAGTTTTTTCAGATTGGATATTTTGGATAATTTCATCAGACATACTATAAAGATAGTTAGTATTCATAATTCTTGTCACATACTTATTTCATTCACTAGGAACAGGTTCTCCATTAATGTAAAAAATCATTCTATCAGAAACAGGTTCAAAAACATGTTCTGCAAAATTTTCCACTAATTCTAATTCATATTCATCCAAATCACGTACCTTATGAAATAGTTCTTTCGCCTCATCTCTATCAATGACAAAACCATGATCGGGGTAACCCGTTACCAAACGGGATAAACAATCTTTTTTCAAATTTTTACTATTTTTTTCAAGCCGTTCACCATACTTACTAGCTATTCTTAAATATCTTTCGTATTCTCCTAGCCTTAATGGGTTAATTTGCTCACTGATTGGAGATATAATAGATTTTGTAATATTTACAGCGATTTCAGATGCTTTACTATACGATATACCTTTTCCTTTCAAATCAAAAGATATTTTATTAAAAATAGATAATGCTTGTTCTTGAAGTTGTTGAATAGATTCCTTAACAACAAGACCAGACTCGCGAGATGCTATATCATCTTCACGTAAAACCTGAACATCAAGAGGGCCCAATTCCCCCACATCAGATACAACAACTTCATTAGATCCACACACACATAGAGTTCCAGCACTTTTGCATGGACCTATAATTAGGCTTGATGAAGAAGAATAATTATTTTGAATTAATCTTGCAACTCTGTATGCAACATCTAGCGATCCGCCATAAGTAACCAAAATAAACAATAATTTTTCATTCTTGCTTTTCCGCCAAGTAAATTGTTCTCTGACTTTTATATACGAAAAATAAGACATATCCCCATTCAGGAGAAATACATCGCATTTTTTTTCATGAGCTATTTTATTAGCTACTTCTACAATTTTCATTTTCTTAGGAGCGGCCATAGAATTCACTCTCTTCATAGACCCAATAGTATAATTTGCAAGTCAATTCCGTAATATTACTCAATATTAATACGTTATAGAGACATCCGTTTCTACCACATTCAACTCAAATCCTCCAATACTCCGCCGCCAGCACCTTCGACATCGTAGCCCTGTCATGTGCCTACTGCAACTATGGCATGATTTGCCAGTACCTTTCAGCCGCTTCCCTGTACACCCGCGCCCTGTAATGCCTCAACGTAACGTCATCAGTATCATGTCCAAGCTGTGTTCTAAGGTGATTGATATCGTTCGTAACAGCGAGAAGGTACGATGCGTATGAATGCCGGCAAATGTTCTCAAGTCCTTTTCCCACGATCCCAGCTTGTTTCCTGCACTTCTTCCAGTCGTTTTCCCAATTCACAGGCAGGAACCCTCCCGTCCTCTTCGAGGGTGGAACTTTCTCCATCCAGGCTTTCAACGTATCATTGACCTCGACAAGTCTGAATGATCCAGTCTTTGACGTTTTCCCGTTAATCCTAATAACTCTATGCTCATCAAGATCAACATCATCCCATCTTAACCTCCGAAGCTCAGATAGCCGGATACCTGAAAACAGCAGCAAGGCAACAGGCAATTGAGTCTTTTTGTAAGACATCATCCTTTCTGCCTGTTCGGGAGTAACGACGCATATATCCCTAGAGACCGTCTTCTTTTTTGAAAGAGCCTCTGCCGGGTTGCGCTCTATGAACATCATACGTGCTGCATAGGAAAAAAAACCAGATGCGACTCCCAACGCCTCATTGAACATAGAGTCTGTTCTGGTGTCCTTTGTGATAATGTCAGACAATTCAACTGAGGATATAGATCCAATCTGCCGCTTCATTACCTTTGCAAGGATCTTTTCGAGCCTGTTGATTTTCTCAAAAACGTATCTGCTCAATCCGGCCTTGCTGTCCACAAATAGAGTCCAGACATCTTCCAGCGGTGTTTCTGTCTTATAAACTGCGTTCGTGCGTATCCAGGCTCTGGCAGCATCACTTAGGGACGTTCCATATGGAGCAAGTAACGACATGGCCGCCATTGCGTCCTGTATCTGCGCTGCGTTCAAAGATTGTGACGATTCCCCCTCTTTTGAGATCTTATTGAGGAAATCCTTTCGCCACTCTGAAGCTTTTTTCTTCGACTCAAAGCGCAGAGTCATTCTTTTCCCGGTAGAAGAGTAACGAGCTGGAACGAATATCCTGAAATAGGAACCATCCTTATGAACAGTCAATGAGGGTAAGGGCATGATTTTGGCTCAATTTGGCTCAACTCATTGTCTAGATTTGTCCGATTTTGTCTATCAAAAACATTTTTACGAGCCTCTTACAACAACACTTAATAGACTATTTTTTAGTTAGTTATGTTATGGCGGCCACGACGAGAATCGAACTCATATCTACCCTTTAGGAGAGGGTCGTTCTATCCATTGAACTACGGGGCCGTTAACGGGGCAAGAGTATAGAGAATTGACGAAGGGGAGACAAGCGGGATTTTGCAGCATGGCAGATGTAATTCATAAGATCTGATGGTGAGTCCCTTGTAGGAAAAGACTTTTCCTGTTTTCCTTCCTTTCCTGAATTCCATACCGAATCCCGGTAGGGAATCCTGCCCGGCCGAGACAAAAAACGAGAGCCGCCCCCCGATCAAGGGAGCGGCTCCGAGAGTCAAATTCCGGTATTGGTTTGACTGGAGGGGATGATTACATCATGCCGCCCATGCCACCCATTCCGCCCATGTCGGGAGCGCCGCCACCGCAGCTGCACTTCTTCTCGGGAAGGTCAGCGATGAGGCATTCCGTGGTAAGCAGGAGGCCGGAGATGGAGGCAGCATGCTGAAGAGCGGAGCGGGTCACCTTGGTCGGGTCGACGACACCGGCGGCAAGCAGATCTTCATACTTGTCAGTCACGACGTTGTAACCCATGTTCGCCTGGTCCATCTTCTTGACGTTGGCAACGATAAGAGCGCCTTCGCGGCCGGCATTGGAAGCAAGCTGGCGAAGCGGTGCTTCGATAGCACGATACACAATCTGGGCACCGGTCGCTTCGTCACCTTCGAGCGTCAGTTTTTCAATCGCGCTTTGGGCACGGATGAGGGCAACGCCGCCGCCGGGAACAATACCTTCTTCCACGGCTGCGCGGGTAGCATGCAGAGCATCGTCCACACGGGCCTTCTTTTCCTTCATTTCGGTTTCGGTAGCGGCACCCACATGGATGACGGCTACGCCGCCGGCCAGTTTGGCAAGGCGTTCCTGAAGTTTTTCGCGGTCGTAATCGGAGGTTGTATCTTCGATCTGACGGCGAATCTGGGACACACGAGCGGAGATGGCTTCGGAAGAACCGCTGCCTTCCACAATCACGGTGTCATCCTTGGAGACAACGATGCGCTTGGCCTGTCCGAGATCTTCGAGTCCGACATTTTCCAGCTTGAGACCGAGGTCTTCGGTGATGCACTTGCCACCGGTAAGGATGGCGATGTCTTCAAGCATGGCCTTGCGGCGGTCGCCGAAGCCGGGAGCCTTGACAGCGCAGATATTGAGGACGCCGCGGAGGCGGTTCACAACGAGAGTTGCGAGGGCTTCGCCTTCAATGTCTTCGGCAATGACGAGGAACGGACGGCCGGTCTTGGCAACCTTTTCCAGAAGAGGAAGGAAATCCTTGAGGTTGGTGATCTTCTTCTCATGGATGAGAATGTAGGGATTTTCCAAAATGGCTTCCATCGTTTCCGCATTGGTCACGAAATAGGGAGACAGGTACCCCTTGTCGAACTGCATGCCTTCCACCACGTCAAGCGTGGTTTCGATGCCTTTGGCTTCTTCTACAGTGATCGTGCCGTCCTTGCCGACCTTGTCCATGGCTTCGGCGATAATCTGGCCGATTTCAGCGTCCCAGTTAGCGGAAACGGTAGCGACCTGGGCAACTTCCTTGGCGGAATCGACAGGCTTGCTGATCACCTTGAGTTCTTCCACGATGGCATCGGCAGCTTTCATGATGCCGCGCTGCAGGGAGATCGGGTTGGCTCCGGCAGTCACGTTGCGGAGACCTTCGCGGTAGATGCTTTCGGCAAGCACGGTCGCAGTCGTCGTTCCGTCGCCGGCGATGTCGTTGGTCTTGGAGGAAACTTCGCGAACAAGCTGAGCGCCCATGTTTTCATAGGGATCTTCCAGTTCGATTTCCTTGGCCACGGTAACACCGTCCTTGGTAATCATGGGAGAGCCAAACTTCTTGTCGATCACGACATTGCGTCCGGCAGGCCCGAGCGTGCTCTTGACAGCCTTGGCGATTTTTTCCACGCCGCGAAGAAGGGACTGGCGTGCGGGTTCTTCAAATTCAATTTGTTTAGCCATAATAATGTGTCTTGGTAATTGTTAAATAAGTGTCCTGGATTTCAGGGAAAATGTTTTAGCCGATGATGCCGAGAATATCGGTTTCGGAGATGATCACATAATCAACGCCATCAATCTTGACGTCCGTGCCACCGTAACGGGAGGTCAGAACGCGGTCGCCAACTTTGACAGTGAATTCGATCAGCTTACCCTGGTCATCACGACCGCCGGTACCTACGGCGATCACTTCTGCTTCCTGGGGCTTTTCCTTGGCAGTGTCCGGCAGGAAAAGACCGCCAGCCGTTTTCTGTTCAGCTTCGATGCGTTTGATAAGAACGCGCTGTCCGAGTGGTTTGATTGTAGCCATATGTTTTAGTTATTATGTATGTTGGTTTGTTCTACCGTTTTGTAGAAATGCGTCTTGTTATTCAAGAATCGGAGGTCCGCACGGAATGTCCATTTCCCGGACATCCCGTGCAGACGATGAGGGTTATTTGTCGTCGTCAACGATTTCAGCGTCGACAACACGGCCTTTAGCCTTGCGGGGCTCGCCGGAGTCTTCCGGAGCATCGGCAGGAGAGGCTCCCGGCATGGGGCCGGCACCTGCACCCTGAGCAGCCTGGGCGGCACGGTTAAGATCTTCGAGCTTGCGTTCGAGAGCTTCCTTGGCGCTCTTGGCGGCGTCCACATCCTTCTTCTCAACAGCTTCGCGGAGAGTCTTGATGCGGGCTTCCAGATCGCTCTTGAGGTCGGCGGGCACCTTGTCTCCAAGGTCCTTGAGCTGACGTTCCACGGAGAAGGCGAGGGAATCGGCCTGGTTGATGACTTCGATGTTTTCGGCACGCTTCTTGTCTTCTTCGGCGTGGGCTTCGGCATCACGTTTGGCACGTTCGATTTCATCCTTGGAAAGGCCGCTGGATCCCTGGATGGAGATCTGCTGTTCCTTGCCCGTCCCCTTGTCCTTGGCGGACACGTGGAGAATGCCGTTGGCATCGATATCGAACGTCACTTCGATCTGGGGCACTCCACGCGGAGCGGGGGCAATGCCATCAAGCTTGAAGTTGCCCAAAAGCTTATTGTCTTCGAACATCTTGCGTTCACCCTGGCAGATACGGATGTCCACAGCAGGCTGGTTGTCGGCCGCCGTCGAGAACACCTGGCTCTTGCGAACCGGGATGGTCGTGTTGCGGTCGATCATCGGCGTTGCGATACCGCCCATCGTTTCGATGGAAAGCGTCAGAGGAGTCACGTCGAGCAGAAGGACGTCATTCACGTCTCCCTGGAGAACACCGCCCTGAATGGCGGCGCCGACCGCGACGACTTCGTCCGGATTCACCCCCTTGTGAGGTTCCTTACCTGCGAGGCGGTGAGCCATTTCCTGAACGGCCGGCATACGGGTCATGCCACCGACGAGCACGAGTTCATTGATGTCGGACTTGGAAATACCGGCTTCCTGAATAGCTCCTTCGGTAGGGCGCTTCGTGCGATCCAGCAGATTTTCTGTAAGCTGTTCGAGCTTGCTGCGGGTCAGCGTCAGCTGGATGTGCTTCGGTCCCGTGGCATCGGCCGTAATGAACGGCAGGCTGATATCGTAGGACTGGGTGGACGAAAGGGCAATCTTGGCCTTTTCGGCTTCTTCCTTAATACGCTGGATAGCGTCGGCCTGCTTGGAAATATCCATGCCGTTGGCAGCCTGGAACTCGTCCAGTATCCACTTGACGATGGCATTATCCCAGTCATCGCCGCCAAGGTGGGTATCACCGTCGGAAGCCATTACTTCGAATACACCGTCGCCGATGTCAAGGACGGACACGTCGAAAGTGCCGCCGCCGAGGTCATAGACGGCAATCTTTTCATTGCTCTTCTTGTCGAGTCCGTAGGCCAACGCGGCAGCCGTCGGTTCATTAATGATACGGCGTACTTTCAGGCCGGCGATTTCACCGGCGGCTTTCGTCGCATTACGCTGGGCGTCGTTGAAGTAGGCTGGCACGGTGATCACGGCTTCCGTAATCGTTTCGCCAAGCTTGGCTTCAGCGTCGGACTTCAGTTTACCGAGCACCATCGCTCCGATTTCCTGGGGAGAAAATACCTTCTTCTCTCCGGCAATTTCCACTTCGATGTGGGCATCGCCATTAGGGGCTTCAACGATAGCGTAAGGAACGTTTTTGTCTTCCGCGCTCAGTTCGCTGAACTTGCGCCCGATCAAGCGCTTGGCCGAGAAAATCGTGTTTCTGGGGTTAGTGACAGCCTGGCGTTTGGCTGCCTGGCCGACGATGCGTTCGCCGCTCTTGGTGAACGCGACGATGGAAGGAGTCGTACGGGCTCCTTCGCTGTTTTCAAGGACGGTCGCCTGACCGCCTTCCATGACGGCCATACAGGAGTTGGTCGTCCCAAGGTCAATACCGAGAATCTTGCTCATAATTGTTTTATTCCTCTCTTGATTTTATTTGTTAGTAGATCATGGATGCTCCCCCTCCGGAAGCAATCCTCACTTGTTTCGATACTTTCTTTAGTGCAAATGTCGTGCCAATTTTTCGACACAGGACTTCAAATACATATAACCATCTTACTATCAACAATATTTTAATTGGAAAAACAAAACACTCTACAATTGATATCTCCTATTCCTAGTTGGAATACCCACAATAAGTGTGACATTTTAACCCACCTAGGACATTTCGTCACACTCATATGTGACAGAATGCTCCACCGTCAGACGCCTCATCCACTCGTCGTACTGGATGAGATTGAGACGACCGTCCGATTCCTCAATAATAGCCGTCATGGACTCGACCCAGTCTCCGCAGTTCATGTAATGGATATTGCCGATCCATTTGTCTGCGCCATGGTGGATGTGTCCGGCAATCATGCCGTCGCAGCGGCTCCTTCTTGCCATGTTTTCGAGCTGTTTCTCATAATCTCCGATAAAGTTGACAGCACTTTTAACCTTCTGTTTGATGGCTTTGGAAACGGAATAATATTCCTTGCCGCGCCATGCACGGAACCTGTTATAAAAACGGTTGATCCACAGAAGAACATCGTATCCCAGGGAACCGAGGAGAGCCAGCCACCGGAAATGGGAGCATACGTTGTCAAACCCGTCCCCATGAATACATAAATAAGTCCTTCCGCTGCGCGTCGTATGGACGTATTCGCCAGCCAGACGAAGCTTGCCCAACGTCATAGGCATGAACTTCTCCATCACCTCGTCGTGGTTCCCGCGGAGATAGACAATCTCAGTCTGTTCCCGGTCCATTTTCCTCAACAAGGCACGAACGAGCCTGCCGTGCTTGTTGCGCCAAACGGACCCGCGAGACAAGGCCCATGCATCAATGATGTCTCCGACCAATACGATCTTGTCTGCCCGGATATGTTTCAGGAACCTCCGGCATTCATCCGCTTTACAATCCTTGGTTCCGAGATGGATATCGGAAAGAAACACCGTCCGGCACGTATGCACGGCATCCCGGGGAGCCCGACCGGAACCGCGTATTTCCGGTTGCAGAAGACACAGACGGAGCAGTTGTTCCACTTCTCCATGAATTCGTCGGGAATCCATGGGAAACGTCATTTCCCGGGCATTCCGCCGCATGGAATCATCCGTTCCCGCAGAACCGGCCAGAGCGTCCAGTATCTTCATACAGGAGTAATCGTCATCGGGCTCAAAACAATGCACAGGCGAGGCATCGCCTTCGTTCATACTATCTGCACAATCCCCCGTACAGGGACAAACAACA
This is a stretch of genomic DNA from Akkermansia sp. N21116. It encodes these proteins:
- a CDS encoding metallophosphoesterase, whose translation is MRIDFLTDVGSSSTCGSAVVFRQLVDSFKLRGHRVSSRDVDTGCKLVESELAFVADPDDDVSGVDFKSRWSKKRPDIVYLALTRTITSSPVRLARSLEIPVVLDLRAWLDGEETFDRLAAEVAEINHHGLHVIIQDESFAALLSSLEISRVSLLDQGVDRRMFHPGRRDDTLRTSWGISANTVVFGMAGRFEPDARCYAMLERFRRLKLHWGPRVALVVAGEGRLLPAIRDEFPDVVIHPVKSRDAKSRVFASIDVLLCTDPSCVSGQTFREALSSGTPVVCPCTGDCADSMNEGDASPVHCFEPDDDYSCMKILDALAGSAGTDDSMRRNAREMTFPMDSRRIHGEVEQLLRLCLLQPEIRGSGRAPRDAVHTCRTVFLSDIHLGTKDCKADECRRFLKHIRADKIVLVGDIIDAWALSRGSVWRNKHGRLVRALLRKMDREQTEIVYLRGNHDEVMEKFMPMTLGKLRLAGEYVHTTRSGRTYLCIHGDGFDNVCSHFRWLALLGSLGYDVLLWINRFYNRFRAWRGKEYYSVSKAIKQKVKSAVNFIGDYEKQLENMARRSRCDGMIAGHIHHGADKWIGNIHYMNCGDWVESMTAIIEESDGRLNLIQYDEWMRRLTVEHSVTYECDEMS